A genomic window from Anthocerotibacter panamensis C109 includes:
- a CDS encoding chemotaxis protein CheB produces the protein MEHSEGTTNPVDGSTIEQKVSDQQAQEQLIIVGVGASAGGLEAFTQLLSHLPNDTGMAFVLIQHLDPTYQSMLPEILSRATSMSVQQVKNGMQVEPNHIYIIPPNTKMSVTQNILSLTSREKVHGRYMPIDYFFNSLAQAQGNNAIGVVLSGSNDDGTLGLEAIKNAGGVTLAQDTQSSQFENMPYSPVAKGLVDFILPPHQIAEKLAWISRHFSEPSASELSSEGQPDWEEYFLQILTILRVVTKVDFTQYKRATIERRILRRLLLHNLQDMKGYIRYLQDNPQEVSALYYEILINVTSFFRNPEVFEALKSIVFPNLVNNKSLDNPIRIWVPGCSTGEEVYSIAISLYEFFEEQGFRFPVQIFATDINERALDKARNGIYNQCLTLNVLPERIQRFFTQIEGGYQISKSIRELCVFAKHNLSSDPPFSNLDLVSCRNVLIYLSPALQKQIMQVFHFALKPTGYLLLGPSETAGEPSDLFFKVNGKCKIYARKIANSSIKINFSANQYMSQKERTNRDKTSEIWSIHDVQKEADQIILSQYSPAGFIINNQLEVLHFRGKTSPYISPAPGKASLHLLKIVHQDLLLDVRTAIHQVQKNNQAVQKKNLQIREHDKIRYVDLDVLPFKAPTDERYFLVLLKDSVSPSLLQTTDHPTQSRKNFQDREINLLRQELSTTKEHLQSIIEEQEGTNQDLKAANEEILSSNEELQSINEELETAKEEIQASNEELNTINDELNHRNQDVNQINNDLQNLIDSVNIPILILSLDLCIRRFTPTAGNIFNLIPGDVGRPFRDIKINLHIPNLEELLHSVVRNGSFAVQEIQDSDHHWYDLRIRPYQTMEGRVDGAIIMLIDIDLLKRNAEDLSAARDYAAAIVETIREPLIVLNQDLRVQRANRAFYEMFQLTPEAAEQQYFFALGQGQWNIASLREYLAGGTRMEDFEVTQVFDQIGQKTMLLRINSILNPRTAPMILLAITDITERKQFEQERRFYYKQSIGGVTFSWKNQPLHKSSPWQSKLASS, from the coding sequence ATGGAGCATTCAGAAGGAACTACCAACCCTGTAGATGGCTCAACTATTGAGCAGAAGGTGAGCGACCAGCAGGCACAAGAGCAGCTAATTATTGTTGGCGTTGGGGCTTCTGCGGGAGGATTGGAGGCTTTCACACAACTACTTAGCCATCTACCAAATGACACAGGGATGGCCTTTGTACTGATCCAGCATTTAGATCCCACCTATCAAAGTATGTTACCGGAGATTTTATCCCGAGCCACTTCTATGTCCGTCCAGCAAGTTAAGAATGGAATGCAGGTGGAACCCAACCATATTTATATTATTCCTCCTAACACCAAGATGTCGGTTACTCAGAATATACTTAGCCTCACTTCACGAGAGAAAGTTCACGGAAGATACATGCCAATTGATTACTTTTTTAACTCTTTAGCTCAGGCGCAGGGCAATAATGCCATTGGCGTAGTCTTATCGGGGAGCAATGATGACGGAACACTGGGGCTAGAGGCGATCAAGAACGCTGGAGGAGTTACTCTTGCCCAGGATACCCAATCGTCTCAATTTGAAAATATGCCCTATAGTCCGGTAGCGAAGGGCTTGGTAGATTTTATTCTACCCCCTCATCAAATTGCCGAGAAGCTGGCTTGGATCAGCCGCCATTTTAGCGAACCTTCCGCCTCTGAACTCTCTAGCGAAGGGCAGCCTGATTGGGAAGAGTATTTTTTACAGATCCTTACGATACTGCGCGTAGTTACTAAAGTTGATTTTACTCAGTACAAACGTGCGACCATTGAGCGCCGCATTTTGCGACGTTTACTCTTGCATAATCTTCAGGATATGAAAGGTTATATTCGCTACCTCCAAGACAATCCCCAGGAAGTATCAGCCCTTTATTATGAAATTCTGATCAACGTAACCAGCTTCTTCCGCAACCCGGAAGTATTTGAGGCTTTGAAGAGCATAGTTTTTCCTAATTTAGTCAATAACAAATCTCTAGACAACCCAATTCGAATCTGGGTACCGGGATGCTCAACAGGAGAAGAGGTCTATTCTATTGCTATCAGCTTGTATGAATTCTTTGAGGAACAGGGGTTTAGGTTTCCTGTTCAAATATTTGCTACTGATATCAATGAGCGAGCTTTAGATAAGGCTCGAAATGGTATTTATAATCAATGTCTGACGCTTAATGTTTTACCAGAGCGTATACAGCGTTTCTTCACTCAGATAGAGGGTGGTTATCAGATCAGTAAATCAATTCGTGAGCTGTGTGTGTTTGCAAAACATAATCTCAGCAGTGATCCTCCTTTCTCCAACTTAGATTTGGTGAGCTGTCGGAATGTGTTGATCTATCTAAGTCCTGCTCTACAGAAGCAGATCATGCAGGTCTTTCACTTTGCACTCAAACCTACTGGCTATCTTTTACTCGGCCCATCTGAGACTGCTGGAGAACCCTCAGATCTATTTTTTAAGGTGAATGGTAAATGTAAAATCTATGCTCGTAAAATAGCAAATTCTTCTATAAAAATAAACTTTTCAGCTAATCAGTATATGTCCCAGAAAGAGCGCACTAATAGGGACAAAACCAGTGAAATTTGGAGTATTCATGATGTTCAGAAAGAAGCTGACCAAATTATTCTGAGCCAGTATAGTCCGGCTGGTTTTATTATAAACAATCAATTGGAGGTGTTACATTTTCGTGGAAAAACCAGCCCCTACATAAGTCCAGCCCCTGGCAAAGCAAGCTTGCATCTTCTTAAGATAGTTCATCAGGATTTACTCTTGGATGTCCGCACGGCGATTCATCAAGTCCAAAAAAATAACCAAGCCGTTCAAAAGAAGAATTTGCAAATTCGAGAGCATGATAAGATACGCTATGTGGATCTGGATGTCTTACCTTTTAAAGCTCCGACAGATGAGCGTTACTTCTTGGTTTTGCTAAAAGATAGCGTTTCACCTTCCTTACTGCAAACTACGGACCACCCTACCCAGTCGAGAAAAAACTTTCAGGATCGGGAAATTAACCTTCTCAGGCAGGAGCTGAGCACTACTAAAGAGCATTTACAGTCGATTATTGAAGAGCAGGAAGGTACCAACCAAGACCTCAAGGCTGCCAATGAAGAAATCCTGTCAAGCAATGAAGAGTTGCAGAGCATTAATGAAGAGCTAGAAACAGCTAAAGAAGAGATCCAGGCGAGCAATGAGGAGTTGAATACCATCAATGACGAGCTCAATCATCGCAATCAGGATGTCAATCAAATAAATAACGACCTACAAAATTTAATTGACAGTGTCAATATCCCTATTCTCATTCTAAGCTTAGACCTATGTATCCGTCGCTTCACCCCCACTGCTGGGAATATTTTTAATTTGATTCCTGGTGACGTTGGTCGTCCTTTCAGAGATATTAAAATTAACTTACACATTCCAAACTTAGAAGAACTGTTGCACAGTGTTGTCAGGAATGGTAGCTTTGCAGTACAGGAGATTCAAGACTCGGACCATCATTGGTACGACCTGCGTATTCGTCCCTACCAAACGATGGAGGGCCGGGTTGATGGGGCGATAATCATGTTGATTGATATTGATCTGTTAAAGCGCAATGCTGAGGATTTGTCAGCCGCCCGTGACTACGCCGCCGCTATTGTTGAGACTATCCGAGAACCTTTGATCGTCCTGAACCAAGACCTGAGGGTTCAAAGAGCGAATCGAGCCTTTTATGAAATGTTTCAACTTACGCCTGAAGCAGCGGAGCAGCAGTATTTCTTTGCGTTAGGCCAAGGTCAGTGGAATATTGCTTCTCTGCGTGAGTACTTGGCTGGAGGCACGCGGATGGAGGATTTTGAAGTAACCCAGGTTTTTGATCAGATTGGTCAGAAGACTATGCTTTTAAGAATCAACAGTATTCTCAACCCGAGAACAGCACCTATGATTCTCCTTGCGATCACTGATATTACAGAGCGCAAGCAATTTGAACAAGAGCGCCGGTTTTATTATAAACAATCAATTGGAGGTGTTACATTTTCGTGGAAAAACCAGCCCCTACATAAGTCCAGCCCCTGGCAAAGCAAGCTTGCATCTTCTTAA
- a CDS encoding DEAD/DEAH box helicase, with translation MPDLPKPQKKILKSQPQASPLTLKAVQQGASEPVFLRGVRYFLRNRVVQYNEASPYLIDAKVSGSGSEPYTVQVEILSPEAFHGTCSCPYFEEVCKHSVAVLLNYLQRRDRNLRTVAKEILEQARDQRDEREASTPDPKTFLNTRGLSPAPEPRFQMGFLLLPRPLALILGIMPAQPAGKVNILKIPPIALTTLPEGSPARTLADYLVALPQAITGSAGGHRIPQNQEGPVLDYVRHAVQLVNVMTGELLRFADEAAQVRLRITESKTGELHLVLLAQTGARILEEAVFILGTPSWVLSQGIFYRADTSWLKAIQSQFDSAGTLALRENQVPGFLLRSWPQLKGHPQVEMVTEGVPLPEVMQEDPVVILQLNEKESTRPGVLALVVQLGFRYGSLLVPSETLVQEQDRSYTRFVGAAGESLWVHRLVTQEMQLRQLLQNLQPDRLSGDRFFFSDERGLEALNFLRRYGQDWEILGEEVLTYYRLHPEPLNLKAHLTLEQPRFRVRFTAESSQEQAHLADLLALVARGQSYYRGESGYFSVFPARALDRLLRALDLDFEQPRPLYQVLPLVDALTAEAVEITYDEAFTRFLEQLRNIDEIPVSPLPQGLQGELRTYQVGGVTWLRFLSRFGLGGILADDMGLGKTLQTLTLLLAHHHDNPQAPPTLVIAPTSVVYNWQDEARKFTPQLRTELFLGADRQELLSRREQPQVYFTTYGIVRRDIQQLKDFLFSYVILDEAQNIKNPESISAKSVKLLKSLHTLALSGTPIENRLLELWSIFDFLMPDFLGNVKGFQERYERPISAGDPQVARELQVKIRPFILRRLKTQVEKDLPSKTDILSFCSLNPTQQAVYLKTLEQCRTQIFGEVASHGVGGAQMSILAALLKLRQICCDPRLIQEDQYIPEDSAKLQQLLELLETILEEGHRVLIFSQFVTMLSLIKRALDQNCITYEYLDGGTPALERRERVERFNTNARIQTFLISLKAGGTGLNLTGADYVIHFDPWWNPAVEAQATDRAYRIGQTRPVFNYKLITRGTIEEKVLQLQRDKAELANQMLSTDSVFLKSLSRQDLEFLFS, from the coding sequence ATGCCCGATCTACCCAAGCCACAAAAGAAAATTCTCAAATCCCAGCCCCAAGCATCCCCCCTCACGCTCAAAGCCGTGCAACAGGGGGCCAGTGAGCCGGTGTTTTTGCGGGGGGTCCGCTATTTCCTCCGCAATCGGGTGGTGCAGTACAACGAAGCCAGCCCGTATCTCATTGACGCGAAAGTCAGTGGCTCTGGAAGCGAGCCCTACACCGTCCAAGTCGAGATCTTAAGTCCTGAAGCCTTCCACGGAACGTGTAGCTGCCCTTATTTTGAAGAAGTATGCAAGCATTCTGTGGCTGTCCTGCTCAACTACCTCCAGCGTCGGGACCGCAATCTGCGCACAGTCGCCAAAGAAATCCTAGAGCAAGCCCGCGACCAGCGGGATGAGCGCGAGGCGTCCACCCCTGACCCCAAGACCTTCCTCAACACCCGAGGGCTTTCCCCGGCCCCAGAGCCCCGGTTTCAGATGGGCTTTTTGCTCCTACCCCGGCCCCTAGCGCTCATCCTCGGGATCATGCCCGCGCAACCAGCGGGCAAAGTAAATATTCTCAAGATCCCGCCCATTGCCCTTACGACCCTCCCGGAAGGTAGTCCCGCCCGCACCCTCGCCGATTATTTGGTCGCGCTACCTCAGGCCATCACCGGCTCTGCCGGGGGGCACCGCATCCCCCAAAACCAGGAAGGGCCTGTCCTCGATTACGTCCGACACGCCGTCCAGCTTGTCAATGTCATGACCGGAGAACTGCTCCGGTTTGCGGACGAAGCAGCCCAAGTGCGGTTGCGCATCACCGAGTCGAAGACCGGGGAACTCCACTTGGTCCTTCTTGCCCAAACGGGGGCACGGATTTTGGAGGAGGCGGTCTTCATCCTGGGTACCCCGAGCTGGGTACTTAGTCAGGGGATTTTTTACCGCGCGGATACCAGTTGGCTCAAGGCCATCCAGTCTCAGTTTGACAGTGCGGGTACTCTTGCCCTGCGCGAGAATCAAGTTCCGGGCTTTTTACTGCGCTCCTGGCCCCAACTGAAGGGCCATCCTCAGGTGGAGATGGTAACTGAGGGCGTTCCACTCCCTGAGGTCATGCAGGAAGACCCGGTGGTCATTCTGCAACTCAACGAAAAAGAAAGCACCCGTCCCGGAGTTCTGGCCTTAGTCGTGCAGTTGGGCTTCCGCTATGGCAGTCTGCTCGTGCCTTCGGAGACTTTAGTGCAGGAGCAAGACCGCTCCTATACCCGCTTTGTGGGAGCAGCAGGCGAAAGCCTGTGGGTCCACCGCCTGGTCACCCAGGAGATGCAGTTACGTCAGCTCTTGCAAAACCTCCAACCTGACCGCCTGAGCGGAGATCGTTTCTTTTTTAGCGACGAGCGGGGGCTCGAAGCGCTCAACTTCCTGCGCCGCTACGGTCAGGACTGGGAAATTCTAGGGGAGGAAGTGCTCACCTATTACCGCCTCCACCCCGAGCCGCTGAACCTCAAGGCCCACCTCACCCTGGAGCAGCCGCGCTTTCGGGTCCGCTTCACGGCTGAGAGTAGTCAAGAGCAAGCCCATCTCGCCGATTTACTGGCACTGGTGGCGCGCGGACAGAGCTATTACCGGGGGGAGTCGGGCTACTTCTCGGTGTTCCCGGCGCGCGCTCTGGACCGGCTCTTGCGCGCTCTGGACCTCGACTTTGAGCAGCCACGTCCGCTCTATCAAGTCCTGCCATTGGTCGATGCCCTCACCGCTGAAGCGGTCGAGATTACCTATGACGAAGCTTTTACCCGCTTCCTGGAACAGTTGCGCAATATTGACGAGATCCCGGTCAGTCCGCTACCCCAAGGTCTCCAGGGCGAGCTCAGAACCTATCAGGTGGGTGGCGTGACATGGCTCAGGTTCCTGTCGCGTTTTGGGCTCGGGGGGATTCTTGCGGATGATATGGGTCTGGGCAAAACCTTACAGACCTTAACTTTGCTGTTGGCCCACCACCACGACAACCCCCAAGCTCCACCGACCCTGGTGATTGCCCCGACCTCTGTGGTCTATAACTGGCAGGATGAAGCCCGTAAATTCACGCCCCAGCTCAGGACCGAACTCTTTCTAGGCGCTGACCGCCAGGAGCTATTGAGTCGTCGGGAGCAGCCCCAGGTTTACTTCACCACCTACGGAATCGTCCGCCGGGATATTCAGCAGCTCAAAGACTTCCTCTTTAGCTACGTCATCCTGGACGAAGCACAAAATATCAAGAACCCCGAATCGATCTCCGCCAAATCGGTCAAGCTGCTCAAGAGCCTCCATACCCTAGCCCTAAGCGGCACGCCCATCGAGAATCGGCTGCTCGAGCTATGGTCGATCTTCGACTTTTTGATGCCCGACTTTTTGGGAAATGTCAAGGGGTTCCAAGAGCGCTATGAGCGGCCCATCAGCGCGGGCGACCCTCAAGTGGCCCGCGAACTCCAGGTCAAGATTCGCCCTTTTATCCTGCGCCGCCTCAAGACTCAGGTGGAGAAAGACCTACCCTCCAAGACCGATATCCTCAGCTTCTGTTCGCTCAACCCGACCCAGCAAGCGGTGTACCTCAAGACCCTGGAGCAGTGCCGCACACAGATCTTTGGCGAGGTGGCAAGCCATGGTGTGGGCGGAGCACAGATGTCGATTCTCGCAGCCCTGCTCAAATTGCGCCAAATTTGCTGCGACCCGCGCCTGATCCAAGAAGACCAGTACATTCCCGAAGATTCAGCTAAGCTCCAGCAACTTTTGGAACTGCTCGAGACCATTCTCGAAGAGGGGCACCGCGTCCTCATCTTCAGCCAGTTCGTCACGATGTTGAGCCTGATCAAGCGCGCCCTAGACCAGAACTGCATCACCTACGAATACCTAGATGGGGGCACCCCAGCCTTAGAGCGCCGGGAGCGGGTGGAGCGCTTTAATACCAATGCGCGCATTCAGACCTTCTTGATCAGCCTCAAGGCAGGGGGTACGGGCCTCAACCTGACCGGGGCGGACTATGTCATCCACTTCGACCCCTGGTGGAACCCTGCTGTCGAAGCTCAGGCTACCGACCGCGCCTACCGCATCGGTCAGACCCGCCCCGTGTTTAACTACAAGCTCATCACCCGTGGAACTATTGAGGAAAAAGTTCTCCAACTCCAACGCGACAAGGCAGAGCTAGCCAATCAGATGCTGAGCACGGATAGCGTATTCCTCAAGAGCCTTTCGCGCCAAGACCTGGAGTTCCTGTTTTCTTAA
- a CDS encoding TonB-dependent receptor plug domain-containing protein gives MIAALGMGVARAEDVPTIAQASALTPTAGQAKDLLGAAVPVTQPNQSGALITAQQPAPTAPTAAATDDEDNEPVDLLGEFNVTAQRRRTTERENTQTTFVVGKEDIRAQGATTIGDALRLVPGFTLVDSLSGIDNRGQNNLRGLDDSRFIILQDGRPLTRASNNRASDISKLPTVNVERIEVVTGGATLRYGADAVAGAINVITRVPEGPPKFSASYQTGSFGFNQYTASFSGSTGDLNIPGNFAYDLLYERRAANNDYPYNFSVSTARNGGAFIDPNFSRDPANYVQSINYQGAFQGGLYAYSDFYAGKFIFKPGKDHTITVYAQQQNTRRGFNTFGAVFARTAPLNADGSPNPAGNFIYSYDPLYYYSRINYGENPEDETGINLTWDWNLSALSTLSVQADLKSTYAFNPPAGTNGQAFFNNRTIETQVRYVSELYPGNTLNAGFQFITNRSVQSPVLGQPVNDPSFSRPAFDRERGQWALYLTEDLKFFDDALIVNAGTRYTVDNVFGNFFTSGAGARYNFGGEKGREIFGLRVNWSESFKSPGLSQLFAFFQPSPTAQSLPNPNLRPERGSGYDIGLDVAISPTALFRATYYRIDLTQALSEGGILVNSIPIILPNGNPAVLRQTQSVNLQAVQSSGFDFSFQWQATPNFKVQLTQSFVDSRPVGIAEADQRLLADGTVSPVLSRGQLYGIQRTDIPFNTSGLLLQYNSPAFNAAISGIYVGQRIQVLNVFSPSYAKFDFTFDVPITPNVTFKGAILNFTNTNYNVFGLGFQAPPIQFRGGVELTF, from the coding sequence ATGATTGCCGCTCTTGGCATGGGGGTAGCCCGCGCTGAAGATGTTCCGACTATTGCCCAAGCCAGTGCTCTTACCCCTACTGCTGGTCAAGCGAAAGATCTGTTGGGTGCAGCGGTCCCTGTGACCCAGCCCAATCAATCCGGTGCCCTCATCACAGCCCAACAACCCGCCCCAACCGCCCCAACGGCTGCGGCTACCGACGATGAAGACAATGAACCTGTGGACCTGTTGGGTGAATTTAACGTCACTGCCCAGCGCCGCCGGACCACAGAACGGGAAAACACTCAGACGACCTTTGTTGTCGGTAAAGAAGACATCAGGGCTCAAGGAGCTACAACCATCGGCGATGCCCTGCGTTTGGTACCGGGCTTCACCCTGGTGGATTCTCTATCTGGGATCGACAACCGGGGTCAGAATAACCTGCGTGGCCTCGACGATTCCCGCTTCATTATTCTTCAAGACGGTCGCCCGCTGACCCGCGCTTCCAACAACCGGGCTTCGGATATTTCCAAACTACCCACTGTCAATGTCGAGCGCATTGAAGTCGTGACTGGGGGAGCGACCCTCCGCTACGGGGCTGACGCTGTTGCCGGGGCCATCAACGTCATCACCCGCGTCCCTGAAGGTCCACCTAAGTTCTCTGCTAGCTATCAAACGGGCAGCTTCGGCTTTAACCAGTACACAGCCTCTTTCTCTGGGAGCACCGGCGACCTCAATATCCCCGGAAACTTCGCCTACGACCTGTTATACGAGCGCCGCGCGGCGAACAACGACTATCCGTACAACTTCAGCGTCAGCACAGCCCGGAATGGCGGGGCCTTTATCGACCCCAACTTCTCACGCGACCCGGCCAACTACGTCCAGTCAATCAACTACCAGGGCGCTTTTCAGGGTGGTCTCTACGCCTACAGCGACTTCTACGCGGGGAAGTTTATCTTCAAACCGGGCAAGGACCACACGATCACCGTCTACGCACAGCAACAGAATACGCGTCGGGGCTTTAACACCTTCGGAGCTGTTTTTGCTCGGACCGCCCCGCTCAACGCAGATGGTAGCCCCAACCCCGCAGGCAACTTCATCTACTCCTATGACCCGCTCTATTACTACAGCCGGATCAACTACGGCGAGAACCCCGAGGACGAGACGGGTATCAACCTGACCTGGGACTGGAACCTGAGTGCGCTGAGCACCCTCAGCGTCCAGGCAGACCTCAAGTCCACCTATGCCTTTAACCCTCCCGCTGGTACAAATGGTCAGGCATTCTTCAACAACCGCACTATTGAGACCCAGGTCCGCTACGTCTCGGAACTGTACCCTGGGAACACGCTTAACGCGGGCTTCCAGTTCATCACCAACCGCTCAGTCCAGAGTCCAGTGCTCGGACAGCCTGTTAACGATCCTTCTTTCAGCCGGCCCGCCTTTGACCGGGAGCGCGGTCAATGGGCCCTCTACCTCACTGAGGACCTGAAGTTCTTCGATGATGCCCTCATCGTCAACGCCGGTACCCGCTACACTGTAGACAACGTCTTCGGCAACTTCTTCACTTCAGGGGCCGGGGCACGCTACAACTTCGGTGGAGAGAAGGGCCGAGAAATCTTCGGTCTGAGGGTCAACTGGTCTGAGTCCTTCAAGTCACCCGGTTTGTCACAGCTCTTTGCCTTCTTCCAGCCCAGTCCGACGGCCCAGAGCCTGCCCAACCCAAACTTGCGGCCCGAGCGGGGGTCCGGCTATGACATTGGTCTGGATGTAGCCATTAGCCCAACTGCGCTCTTCCGTGCCACCTACTACCGTATCGACCTCACCCAAGCCTTGAGTGAAGGCGGGATCTTGGTCAACTCGATTCCTATCATCCTTCCCAACGGGAACCCTGCTGTTTTACGGCAGACGCAATCGGTCAACCTCCAGGCGGTCCAGTCTTCTGGTTTCGACTTCTCCTTCCAGTGGCAGGCGACTCCCAACTTCAAAGTTCAGTTGACCCAGTCCTTTGTAGATAGCCGTCCGGTCGGGATTGCCGAGGCTGACCAGCGCCTTCTGGCTGATGGCACGGTGTCCCCGGTGCTCAGCCGTGGTCAGTTGTACGGAATTCAACGGACAGACATTCCCTTTAACACCAGCGGGCTGTTGTTGCAGTACAATTCTCCGGCCTTCAACGCCGCGATCTCCGGTATCTATGTGGGTCAGCGCATCCAGGTGCTCAACGTTTTCAGCCCTTCTTATGCGAAGTTTGACTTCACCTTTGATGTCCCTATTACCCCCAACGTGACCTTCAAGGGTGCCATTCTCAACTTCACCAACACCAACTACAACGTCTTTGGTCTGGGCTTCCAGGCTCCGCCTATTCAGTTCCGTGGCGGCGTCGAACTCACGTTCTAG
- a CDS encoding TIGR03032 family protein — translation MEAPVGIPAPDEATTGPVTVTPENEKDLGFDYSLSFPAILRDLGISLAVTTYQAGGMCIITSDGEDAKIASRNYRKAMGCYVHPKGMLLAIQHQVLAFARAPHLIQRYYPKANYDDLYIPQLAYFTGDMSAHDVALMDGNIIAVATGFNCLVSMSPDHSFVPIWKPYFISSLSAEDRCHLNGMALVNGRPRYVTALAKTDSKGAWREQRRDGGIVIDVNTNQIIHKGLSMPHSPRVYQGDLWVLNSGTGEVGIVNSLGFQSMIYLPGFLRGLAFYGPYAFVGLSKIREKKTFGGLPIEEKVHELRCSVEIVNLQTGLWEGNLVFRKQIEELYDVQIIPNARQPIVTGYDQKDDLQLLFDLPAPARR, via the coding sequence ATGGAAGCACCAGTAGGAATCCCCGCACCGGACGAGGCAACCACAGGACCAGTCACGGTTACGCCTGAGAACGAAAAAGACTTGGGTTTTGACTATTCCCTGAGCTTTCCGGCGATCCTACGCGACCTGGGCATCTCCCTGGCGGTGACCACCTATCAAGCGGGGGGGATGTGTATCATTACCAGCGATGGGGAGGATGCCAAAATTGCCAGCCGCAACTACCGCAAGGCCATGGGCTGCTATGTCCATCCCAAAGGTATGCTCCTTGCCATTCAACATCAGGTGCTCGCGTTTGCCCGCGCACCGCACCTCATCCAACGCTATTACCCCAAAGCCAACTATGACGACCTCTATATTCCGCAACTGGCCTATTTCACCGGGGATATGAGCGCCCACGACGTGGCCCTGATGGATGGCAATATCATCGCGGTAGCCACGGGCTTTAACTGTCTGGTATCGATGAGCCCGGACCACAGCTTTGTCCCGATTTGGAAGCCCTATTTCATCTCCTCGCTGAGTGCCGAAGACCGCTGCCATCTCAACGGTATGGCCCTAGTCAATGGCCGCCCCCGCTATGTGACCGCCTTGGCTAAGACCGACAGCAAAGGAGCTTGGCGTGAGCAGCGCAGGGATGGCGGCATTGTTATTGACGTCAATACCAACCAGATCATCCACAAAGGGCTCTCGATGCCCCATTCCCCCCGCGTTTATCAAGGTGACCTGTGGGTGTTGAATTCGGGAACCGGGGAGGTGGGGATCGTCAACAGTCTGGGCTTCCAGTCGATGATCTACCTGCCAGGATTTCTTAGGGGCTTGGCTTTTTATGGTCCCTATGCTTTTGTGGGCCTCTCTAAGATCCGTGAAAAAAAGACTTTTGGTGGCTTACCCATCGAAGAAAAAGTTCATGAACTGCGCTGTAGCGTGGAGATTGTCAACCTCCAGACAGGTCTTTGGGAAGGGAATTTAGTTTTTCGCAAGCAGATTGAGGAACTCTACGACGTGCAGATTATCCCTAACGCCCGCCAGCCAATCGTGACCGGTTATGACCAAAAAGACGACCTCCAACTGCTCTTTGACCTGCCTGCGCCTGCGCGCCGTTGA